A part of Bacteroidia bacterium genomic DNA contains:
- a CDS encoding rod shape-determining protein — translation MGFFDFFTTDIAIDLGTANTLIMYNDEVVVDQPSIVAVDRMTGKVIAIGNEAQQMHEKTHEKYKTIRPLRDGVIADFTVAEHMIRGMIKLISNRKKMFSTSYRMVICIPSGITEVEKRAVKDSAEQAGAKEVYLIAEPMAAAIGIGLNVKEPTGHMIVDIGGGTTEIAVIALSGIVTDQSIRIAGDEFNDDILDYMRKQHNMLIGERSAERIKIDVGAALPELESPPVDIEIRGKDLMTGIPKTISVSYREVSHALNKSITKIEDAILKALENTPPELSADIYERGIHLTGGGASLRGLDIRLAEKTKLPIHVAEDPLKAVVRGTGIALKNIDEFKYLMS, via the coding sequence ATGGGCTTTTTTGATTTTTTTACTACAGACATTGCTATTGATCTTGGGACAGCGAATACGCTGATCATGTATAACGATGAAGTCGTCGTTGACCAGCCGTCTATCGTTGCTGTGGACCGCATGACCGGGAAGGTAATTGCCATCGGTAATGAGGCGCAGCAAATGCATGAAAAAACCCACGAAAAATATAAAACCATTCGCCCGCTCCGGGATGGAGTGATTGCGGATTTTACCGTTGCTGAACATATGATCCGGGGTATGATCAAACTGATCAGCAACCGGAAAAAGATGTTTTCCACCAGCTATCGCATGGTGATCTGTATTCCCAGTGGAATTACAGAAGTGGAAAAACGGGCAGTAAAAGATTCTGCCGAACAGGCAGGTGCCAAAGAGGTTTATCTGATTGCTGAGCCAATGGCTGCGGCTATCGGGATAGGCCTGAATGTAAAAGAGCCTACCGGGCATATGATCGTCGATATCGGTGGGGGGACTACAGAAATTGCGGTAATTGCACTTTCCGGTATTGTTACAGATCAGAGCATCCGTATCGCGGGAGATGAATTTAACGATGATATCCTCGACTATATGCGCAAACAGCACAATATGCTGATTGGCGAAAGAAGCGCAGAAAGAATAAAAATCGATGTAGGTGCCGCACTGCCCGAACTCGAATCACCCCCGGTAGATATCGAAATCAGAGGAAAAGACCTGATGACAGGAATCCCCAAAACGATTTCTGTTTCTTACCGTGAAGTTTCTCATGCGCTCAACAAATCTATAACCAAGATTGAGGATGCGATTCTCAAAGCGCTTGAAAATACGCCGCCAGAGCTTTCTGCTGATATTTACGAGCGGGGCATTCACCTCACCGGAGGCGGTGCTTCACTTCGTGGACTGGATATTCGTTTGGCAGAAAAAACTAAACTTCCCATACACGTGGCGGAAGACCCCTTGAAAGCAGTGGTAAGAGGTACGGGTATTGCCCTGAAAAATATTGATGAGTTTAAATATCTGATGAGCTAG